One genomic region from Salvia hispanica cultivar TCC Black 2014 chromosome 2, UniMelb_Shisp_WGS_1.0, whole genome shotgun sequence encodes:
- the LOC125207842 gene encoding MLP-like protein 423 produces the protein MATHKFEIDIELKTSPEKLWKNLKEFITLFPKAMPDAIERIDVIEGDGRSVGTVYLSTPKATEMVPVVSTIKERIDIVDDEKKILGYSILEGDILEYYKNFKVVVYVGSSPKSDGALVKYTGEFNKANENVVVNLDIYKAFVVKLYMDVDAYLLKA, from the exons ATGGCTACTCACAAGTTTGAGATAGACATTGAGTTGAAAACCTCTCCAGAAAAGCTATGGAAAAACCTAAAAGAATTCATCACACTCTTTCCCAAAGCCATGCCCGATGCAATCGAAAGGATCGATGTGATCGAGGGCGATGGAAGATCGGTCGGAACAGTGTATTTGTCTACTCCGAAGGCCACAG AGATGGTCCCCGTGGTTTCGACCATCAAGGAGAGGATTGATATTGTTGACGACGAGAAGAAGATACTGGGTTATAGTATTTTGGAAGGTGATATCTTGGAATATTACAAGAATTTCAAGGTGGTAGTATATGTTGGCAGCAGCCCTAAAAGTGATGGTGCTTTGGTTAAATATACAGGTGAGTTTAACAaggcaaatgaaaatgtggtTGTTAATCTTGATATCTACAAGGCTTTTGTGGTTAAACTTTACATGGATGTTGATGCTTATCTTCTCAAGGCATGA
- the LOC125208380 gene encoding transcription factor PAR1: MRRGRGILSSSSSKRSGARGRKMEGVALQMKVKKLQKIIPGGEGLDSDELFVRTADYILLLKLKISVLQILSKLHTP, encoded by the coding sequence ATGAGACGTGGACGAGGAATATTGAGTTCATCATCGAGTAAAAGAAGTGGTGCACGTGGTCGGAAAATGGAAGGCGTGGCGCTGCAAATGAAGGTGAAGAAGCTGCAGAAAATCATTCCCGGTGGCGAAGGGTTGGATTCGGACGAGCTTTTTGTTAGAACGGCGGATTATATATTGCTTCTCAAGCTCAAGATTAGTGTTTTGCAGATTCTTTCCAAGTTGCATACTCCATGa
- the LOC125208574 gene encoding WAT1-related protein At1g70260-like, whose translation MGGNGSVKAAMVEAAPCAAMVLVEGSIIGLTIMASTAMARGMSPFVFVVYTNILGSILLLPYCFFYQRERSEDAVFTLKFMVRVFLLGLIGITIAQNLAFVGLSYSSPIVACGMANQIPAFSFILGIILRTIKFDWKRSGSQARVIGTLISFAGAISVTLYRGPTIRSHSSPSLSAAPPRLFVFLAPHENWVLGCLLFAASSFTLAIWNILQVGTVKMCSNVMKIISFYSLFGTMQSAVVALFFEKNPSAWRLELNFELLVIVLTAIFSSLIRTKVLIWCTRWKGPYFVPAFKPFGIPYASTFGCLLFADTFHIGSMIGAFLCGMGYYTVLWGEIKENEAQRLDDSRNGSSTAEKVPLLHDKDSGEV comes from the exons atgggcGGCAACGGAAGCGTGAAGGCGGCTATGGTGGAGGCGGCTCCCTGTGCCGCTATGGTGTTGGTGGAGGGTTCGATTATAGGATTGACGATAATGGCTAGCACGGCCATGGCTAGAGGAATGAGCCCTTTTGTGTTTGTAGTCTACACAAATATTCTTGGATCAATTCTCCTACTCCCTTATTGCTTCTTCTATCAAAGAGAAag ATCGGAAGATGCGGTATTTACCTTGAAGTTTATGGTGCGAGTGTTCTTGCTTGGTTTGATAgg GATAACTATAGCTCAGAATCTAGCATTTGTTGGATTGAGTTACAGTTCTCCAATAGTGGCATGTGGAATGGCAAACCAGATTCCTGCTTTCTCTTTCATTCTAGGAATCATCCTCAG GACGATAAAATTCGATTGGAAAAGGTCAGGCAGCCAAGCAAGAGTAATAGGCACCTTGATATCTTTCGCCGGAGCAATTTCAGTCACTCTCTATAGGGGGCCCACCATCAGAAGCCACTCCTCCCCTTCTCTGTCGGCCGCGCCGCCGCGCCTATTCGTGTTCTTAGCACCACATGAAAACTGGGTTCTTGGCTGCTTGCTATTTGCAGCTTCTTCTTTCACTCTTGCCATTTGGAACATCCTTCAG GTGGGAACAGTGAAAATGTGCTCCAACGTTATGAAAATAATCTCTTTTTATAGCTTATTTGGGACGATGCAATCAGCTGTGGTTGCCCTTTTCTTCGAGAAAAATCCTAGTGCGTGGAGGCTCGAGCTCAATTTTGAACTCTTAGTCATCGTGCTCAcg GCAATTTTCAGCAGTTTGATACGTACAAAAGTATTGATATGGTGCACGAGATGGAAGGGCCCTTATTTTGTGCCCGCATTCAAACCATTTGGAATTCCGTATGCAAGTACCTTCGGTTGTTTGCTCTTTGCGGACACTTTCCATATTGGGAG CATGATTGGAGCATTCCTGTGTGGTATGGGGTATTACACCGTTTTATGGGGAGAGATCAAAGAGAATGAAGCACAGCGGTTGGATGATAGTCGCAATGGCTCATCAACGGCCGAGAAGGTCCCTCTTCTTCACGATAAAGATTCCGGCGAAGTATGA